A part of Pseudoliparis swirei isolate HS2019 ecotype Mariana Trench chromosome 8, NWPU_hadal_v1, whole genome shotgun sequence genomic DNA contains:
- the rc3h1b gene encoding roquin-1 isoform X4, producing MPVQAPQWTEFLLCPICTQTFEETVRRPISLGCGHTVCKMCLNKLHRKACPFDQTAISTDIEQLPVNTALLQLVGGQVPKVQPVALITSPEDSQHYEEARQCVEELALYLKPLSNTRGVGLSSTAQSMLSRPMQRKLVTLVHCQLVEEEGRVRAMRAARSLGERTVTELILQHQNPQQLSSNLWAAVRARGCQFLGPAMQEEALKLVLLALEDGSALSRKVLVLFVVQRLEPRFPQASKTSIGHVVQLLYRASCFKVTKRDEDSSLMQLKEEFRTYEALRREHDSQIVQIAMEGGLRIAPDQWSSLLYGDQSHKSHMQSIIDKLQTPASFAQSVQELTIALQRTGDPANLNRLRPHLELLANIDPSPDAPPPTWEQLEKGLVAVKTVVHGLVDFIQNHSKKGTDPQQPPQHSKYKTYMCRDMKQKGGCPRGASCTFAHSQEELEKYRKMNKRLAARLPGSGGLMSDEGLPLDVEVTRKPSPLTNGSGGPSLPQLIARGTDTVPYELLRKPMKMDGGSPSAPGSPPDGMDPALPKPGMPLPPHVMAHSRMPVDHLSGVKHMPVVARGSPAYPQAPLPEMCYDTRPPPSASQYDPPQYPTGYPYQQPPQYVPRDYMRNPPPPSESGPPYQDPYPGYGPPERSYQAPHSGPPFSYPHPPHHDRGRHGSYPGPPPPPQPYPSQRDGLVRMSPAPLDMPPPSAGQTNSLYHQEPSSRDRYPPDGYYTPGAQPPPVRAYVRGSSYSSSQPSLDYLHRRRQELLSQLEERKVISPPPFAASPTLPHPFPSDYPPEYGEENSKTMVNRREPEYAGQYSPWSCETIGSYIGTKDPKPKDVMVPGTMDMMNAEAKSLREASLEAPRRGAEVKDDDPIIPFGPQPTVSRFGAISRTSKTGYQTTGPVQAMASSPQNPSSKHMAMPEYTYGSHGGWGGASYPSHQTASSSQGHFSERLPMAAPDREQLKIELQQVNQQINQQTQMRSMEREAGALAGQPVQPGQGQAQQQPKWPAVGASTAAVSSEQLSLELHQVEREIGKRTREMALENQVTHDVQQYKIKPAENGQPEHKTQLEEISLALGEVSNGSNSLQDSAVGGSMLSLTNKTSALGLCSDPGATGSEMQKNGVVHSCS from the exons ATGCCAGTGCAAGCACCACAATGGACAGAGTTCCTGCTGTGCCCGATCTGCACACAGACATTTGAGGAGACTGTTCGCCGGCCCATCAGCTTGGGCTGTGGACACACTGTCTGCAAGATGTGCCTGAACAAGTTGCACCGTAAGGCCTGTCCCTTTGACCAGACAGCCATCAGCACAGACATCGAGCAGCTACCTGTGAACACTGCCCTGTTGCAGCTGGTGGGAGGCCAG GTTCCTAAGGTTCAGCCAGTGGCCTTGATTACCAGTCCAGAGGACTCACAGCATTATGAGGAGGCCAGGCAGTGTGTGGAGGAGCTGGCCCTCTATCTCAAACCTCTCAGCAACACCAGAG GTGTGGGACTGAGCAGCACGGCCCAGAGCATGCTGAGTCGACCCATGCAGAGGAAACTGGTAACTCTGGTCCACTgccagctggtggaggaggagggccgtGTTAGAGCCATGAGAGCTGCCCGCTCTCTGGGTGAGAGAACCGTCACTGAACTCATCTTGCAGCACCAGAATCCACAGCAGCTCTCCTCCAATCTGTGGGCCGCTGTGCGTGCACGAGGATGTCAGTTTCTAGGCCCAG CCATGCAGGAGGAAGCTCTAAAGTTGGTCCTGCTTGCTCTCGAGGACGGCTCTGCACTGTCCAGGAAGGTGCTGGTTCTCTTTGTCGTTCAGAGGCTTGAGCCACGCTTTCCGCAGGCCTCGAAGACGAGCATTGGCCATGTGGTGCAGCTCCTCTACAGAGCCTCCTGCTTCAAG GTGACCAAACGTGATGAAGATTCATCTCTGATGCAGCTGAAAGAGGAATTCCGTACTTACGAGGCTTTGCGGCGCGAGCATGACTCTCAGATAGTTCAGATAGCCATGGAGGGCGGGCTGCGCATCGCACCCGACCAGTGGTCCTCTCTGTTATATGGAGATCAATCTCACAAGTCACACATGCAGTCTATCATAGATAAG CTGCAGACGCCGGCGTCTTTTGCCCAGAGTGTCCAGGAGCTGACGATTGCATTGCAGAGGACCGGAGACCCAGCCAACCTCAACAGGCTGCGGCCCCACCTGGAGCTGCTGGCCAACATCGATCCCAGTCCTG ACGCTCCTCCCCCCACATGGGAGCAGCTTGAGAAAGGGTTGGTAGCAGTGAAAACCGTGGTGCACGGTCTAGTGGACTTCATCCAGAACCACAGCAAGAAAGGAACTGACCCTCAACAG CCTCCTCAGCACAGCAAGTACAAGACATACATGTGTCGCGACATGAAGCAGAAGGGAGGCTGTCCTCGTGGAGCCAGCTGCACCTTTGCTCATTCTCAGGAAGAACTGGAAAA GTATCGGAAAATGAATAAGCGCTTGGCAGCTCGCCTCCCCGGCTCAGGGGGGCTCATGTCGGATGAGGGTCTTCCTCTTGACGTAGAAGTGACCCGAAAGCCTTCCCCTCTCACCAATGGTAGCGGTGGACCTTCCTTGCCCCAGCTCATTGCCCGTGGCACTGACACAGTCCCGTATGAACTGTTGCGTAAACCCATgaagatggatggagggagtcCCAGTGCCCCGGGGTCACCACCTGATGG CATGGACCCTGCGCTGCCCAAACCTGGTATGCCTTTGCCACCTCACGTCATGGCCCACTCAAGGATGCCAGTGGACCACCTCTCTGGGGTGAAGCACATGCCTGTGGTCGCCAGAGGTTCACCGGCCTACCCCCAGGCCCCGCTCCCTGAGATGTGCTATGACACTCGCCCACCACCGTCCGCTTCTCAGTACGACCCCCCTCAATACCCCACAG GGTACCCTTACCAACAGCCACCACAGTATGTCCCTCGGGATTACATGCGTAACCCTCCTCCCCCCAGTGAGTCAGGGCCCCCTTACCAGGACCCCTATCCTGGCTATGGCCCTCCAGAGCGCTCCTACCAGGCCCCTCACTCTGGTCCACCTTTCTCTTACCCTCACCCTCCGCACCATGACCGAGGTCGCCACGGGAGCTACCCTGGCCCGCCGCCTCCCCCACAGCCTTACCCATCACAGAGGGATGGCCTGGTCAGAATGAGTCCCGCTCCTCTTGATATGCCCCCACCATCAGCAGGACAGACTAACTCCCTCTACCACCAAGAGCCCAGTTCCCGTGATAGATACCCTCCAGATGGCTACTATACACCGGGTGCCCAGCCTCCACCCGTGAGGGCTTACGTCAGG GGGTCATCATATAGTAGTTCACAGCCCAGCCTTGACTACCTGCACCGACGCCGGCAGGAGCTGTTAtcacagctggaggagaggaaggtcaTATCCCCTCCACCCTTCGCTGCCTCCCCCACTCTTCCTCATCCCTTTCCCAGCGACTACCCTCCAGAG TATGGCGAGGAGAACTCCAAAACCATGGTGAACCGCAGAGAGCCTGAGTATGCAGGGCAGTACTCTCCCTGGTCTTGTGAAACGATTGGCTCCTACATCGGTACAAAGGACCCCAAACCCAAAGATGTTATGGTTCCTGGTACCATGGACATGATG AATGCAGAGGCAAAGAGTCTGAGGGAAGCGTCACTGGAGGCGCCTCGGAGGGGTGCAGAAGTGAAAGATGATGACCCGATCATCCCATTTGGCCCCCAGCCCACTGTATCACGCTTCGGTGCCATCTCCCGCACCTCAAAGACGGGCTACCAGACCACAGGCCCTGTGCAGGCTatggcctcctctcctcagaaCCCAAGCTCTAAACACATGGCCATGCCAG AATACACATACGGAAGCCATGGAGGATGGGGCGGAGCTTCATACCCCTCACACCagactgcctcctcctctcagggacaCTTCAGTGAACG TCTGCCGATGGCGGCTCCAGACAGAGAACAGTTAAAGATTGAGCTGCAGCAGGTCAACCAGCAGATCAACCAGCAGACCCAGATGCGGAGCATGGAG AGGGAGGCCGGTGCGTTGGCAGGCCAGCCCGTGCAGCCCGGCCAGGGCCAGGCTCAACAGCAGCCCAAGTGGCCGGCAGTGGGAGCCAGTACAGCAGCTGTCTCCAGTGAACAGCTCAGCCTGGAGCTCcaccaggtggagagagagattgGCAAGAGGACCCGGGAGATGGCTTTg GAAAACCAAGTAACCCATGATGTTCAGCAGTATAAGATTAAACCTGCAGAGAATGGACAACCAGAGCATAAGACTCAGCTAGAAGAAATCTCCCTGGCTCTTGG CGAGGTGTCAAACGGCTCCAACAGCCTGCAAGACAGTGCAGTGGGCGGGTCCATGCTGTCACTGACCAATAAGACGTCTGCTTTGGGCTTGTGCTCTGATCCAGGTGCCACTGGTTCAGAAATGCAGAAGAATGGCGTCGTCCATTCCTGCTCATAG